Part of the Chanos chanos chromosome 5, fChaCha1.1, whole genome shotgun sequence genome, GTGTAGCCAGCAACCATCTCATAGATACTGCAGCCTAGAGCCCACCAGTCCACTGATGTTCGGTATGGAATGTCAGTCAAGATCTCAGGGGCCATGTAAGCACCAGTACCAGCCTGACAgacaagagaacaaaaaagtgaagaaatgaGAGATGGACAGTCCCCTCCTCAAAGTATGAGAAGACAGAAAAGTGAAGACAGGAGAGATGGACAATCCCAGCCTGAATGACAAAAAggtgtgaaagtgagagagggagaaatggacaCCACTTTTTATGACACTACACAACTTCCACTTCCAGTTTAATCTCCAACCTACTGTATCAATGCTTTGTGTGGAACAACAGCATGGTTCTTGTTGTGAGTTCCTAAggttctcctctttttttttaacgttaaCTTTCACCGACTCTGTTGCAAAACTCCCATATCTCATCTAACAATAGAGTTTTCTGTTATGAATGTCTATGATTTACTGAACACATTTGCCTTTTcttatttaaatatacatatgtatataaagaCAAGAAGCTCTTCCTTCAGCAGACAGCACTGAAAATAGTTTATCCTCAGCGGTATGGCATATTATGTAAACAGTACTCCATCCACTGCTCCTACTTGAGCTCAGCTAGTAGTCAGAGAGAAGAAGCTTAATTGTAATCCTGTGCTAACTGTCAAGAATCATGCGTGTCTTTACGGTGATGTAGTGTAGCATCTGATTACATAAAGTCAAACAAGCCTAGGCCCCACTGGAGAGTCACCTTTGCAGTACACACACTTCTTGACTTATGAAAGTAGAGTTAAATGCACAAGAGAAAACATGCTGTTCATGCAAATTATATTtgtttactctctccctctgtctctctctctgtctcacaatcacacacacgcacacgcacacacacatacacacacacacacacacacacacacacacacacacacacacacacacaaacacagaatggagAATGGCAGAGAAGGTGGTCTTTTGAGTTCTAATCTTCTTACATGGGATCAGACTCCAttaaacacaaatgtttttgcaaaGCATACTTAAGGAAGCAAGAATGTCAGTCTGATATGGAGGTTTCATGTCTATTCATTTGTCTGTGCCATCCTTATCCTTCACATCAAGCAATTGTTTTGGAGATGTTCCAGGAGATTTTGTGGGCCTCCAGCTGGTATGTATGCAGGTAAGATTTTGATATTTAGAGGGTGCTTATGAGGTCTGACCTGCACTTTGACAATCTCAGTTTAGGTATTAGGATTGCatcaaggaaaagaaaaaaaattaattggaTGAAACCGAACACCAAGTGCCTTGTTTCCCGTGTCACTGGAATGACCAGATCAGTCACTCTGACATTCCATCACAGGCACGTAGTCATGTCACAAGAGCAAAGATTTGACATGCAGTTTTCAAGGCAGTAATGTTTTACCCTGTATGTTCTTGCCATTGTTAGTGAGGATGCCAAGATgcaaaatgtgcaaaaacatACACCAAGGTGTTCTAGAAGCACCACAAAGCACAAACCTGTACCTCTATGCAGAAAGTACATGCAAATATAGaggcacgcacatgcacacacacacacacacacacacacacacacgcacgcacacacatcgtAGATGCAATGCTTATACTGCCCTCCACCCCGCCCAGTCTTTGAGGGTTTGGTGTTCTGATCAGAGACAGATTTGTGTAATGCCTCTTAAGTAAGAGGATCAGGAGCCTAAAGCCAACCAAGTCTCTGAGTGGTTAGGCTTGGGCTGCAGCCTACACTAGGGACCCTAGAAGGGCACTGGATAATGAGCTTAGTGGAGCTCCATGAGAAGTGTGTTTCATTTGGATGGCTGCAGATTTGACTCTACTGCCCTAGTACTTTGAAAAATGGGAATTCTAGTTAACTAAGTCTTAATAACATAGCAAGAAATAGCACATTTGATTATGGAAGGGGGCATGCTATAAATACATCAATGAAAGTGGATTTTCCTGCATAAATTTCATTACAGTAACACCTCAGTTTCTGGACACTGTATACAAAGACTATATAACAAGCAATACAGGTAAATGTGTGGGTTTAATGAATACCTGACCATCAAAGGGGAACATTATTAAAGATGTACCCTCAGCAAGAATGCTTGCCTTTGTCCAAAGGAGTaatatgtttttcataaatGCCTAAAGTAACATCTACATTATTTACAGATCCAATATTAGCACCAGCTGCAATAACCGTGTTTTGATAACTTTGAAAATGATCAAGAGGATGATCAAACAGATACTCTCATTGCTCATTGCCCATATCTGGTCAAATAGGAGGACAATCAAAAGATTATTCCTCATTCTCTTCTGTAAAAATATACGTATCAAAATATTTGTGCACTGCAGGGAGGATATTTCAAatggcttctctctctcgaaATACAGAAAATGCTTATGGACTGTTTCTAAATAGCAGATGGCTGCCGGGCAGTCTTAAAGAGCTGCACCAATGCCTTTcatttccatctgtctgtgccTCAGTCGCTCTAACTTGAAGTCCCCATGATTTCTCTTTCATTGGATTAACTGTTTTCATCTTTTGATGAATCATTCCAATGTCTGTCACAATAAATCGTATTGTTGATTTATCGCATTAATCAGTTCATGAATCTTAATGGCATACTatggtatttttatttttagcacCCAAGAAATGATGAGAAATATAGCTACTGGCACCTTTTCCTAAAATggttttattattatgatgatatatgtttattttcctgcttattttgaattgaattttttctGAGTCGCTCCAGAAAAGAGCATCATGTTATAATGGTGCTTCTGTCCTTCCCCACCTAGCTACAGACCTCACAATCTGCCCGTACCTAATTAGCCTCAACCCTGAGCTGAATGGCTTAGAAGGACAAATGGCAAACAGGGTACATGAGCACACCACACCTCCTCGCTCTGCACACATTCTTTCTTTGGCTTCACTCAAATAGCACCAATGACTGGTTACCAGAGATCAAGGAGGTTATATAACATAGAGGACCATCAGAATAATCCTAACATGGGCAGTAATCCATAGATTTAGCCAGAAAAAGTCACTGAGACATAGAACCTGCAATGTAAGGGTAAAGCTAGTGTAATGTGACCCACTACGACCTTTCTGGACAACATGGCTTTGGTCCACAAGTACAGTAGACTACACAGAGCCCAGAATGGAATTCTCAAAATACTTGTACTTTTACCCTTCACCATCCTGATCCATACCTGCATCACAAAGCAAAGAGGATGAGAGTGGTCTAAAATTCCAACACTTCTGTTAAGCTTCCCTTTATATTGTTTTCACCAGATTATAACTGTTACAGTTCAGACACAGCGTCATCAAAGCAGTCACATTCTGAAGGGTTCCCATCTCACATCAATACCAATACTATACTCTCCATCAATTATTTGCCactctcagctcacacacatcTTTAAGACCATGAACAGATTTCACAGGTTGGCTGGACGAGCATTTCAAGCTTACCTTCTGGGTGATGGTCTTTCCAGCAGGCAATTCCACTGCTAGACCAAGATCTGAGAGACGACACTGGCCCTGGCTGTCCAGAAGCACATTTTCTGGCTTCATGTCACGGTACACAATGTCCATTGCATGCAGCTGCATAATGCCCGTGGTTATCTGAGCTGTGTAGTAAATGACCCGGTCCATCTCAATGCCCTTCTCGCCAATGTTGTAGATGTGATACTTGAGGTCACCTCCATTCATCAGGCTCATAACCAGACAGAGGTGGGTCTTGGTGTCATAGGCATAGGCCAGAGTCACAATGAATGGGCTGTTCACCTTCTCCAGGATCTTCTTCTCTAGAAGGGCCATCTTCTcaccatgtttcttttttagaCGCTTCTTGTCCAGCTTCTTGCAAGCATACATCTGGCCAGTGTTCTTCACTTGAACAGCGCACACCTGGAAGAAAGGATTCAGCTTAGAGGCTCAAACTGGTCAAGAACACCCAAGACAGATATATTTGAAAGCCAAAACTTGGCAAGAGAAGAATCTTTGAGTAGCTTTGCTTTAATTGCATGTAAAAGGCGTCAACTTACTGATTTCTGTACAAAGACACAAGATCAGTGCTCCAGATTCAGAATGTAATACATGATCTCTAATGTTACAAAACCAGTATTTTCTGCATTTTGGTGATATTCATTGTTAATTTTTCATCTATCAAGGCAAAGGTTATGAACTTTGCTAACTGCAATACATATCATTTTGTCAAGGATTCTCAAGATCTCAGTAAGAGGGATATATTTTATcatcaaaaacatcaaagtTCCTGCTTACCTCCCCAAAACCTCCTTTTCCTAGGGTCCTAAACTCGTAGAAGTATTTTTCAGTGATAGGCTGCTTTTCATACTCTTTCCACTGCAGAAACTTATCAAAGAAGGGGCTTGTCTGGTACTCTGTGAAGGGCTTGCCCTTCAGGAACTCTCGGGTGGCCTCTTTCACCTTACTGCCTATCACTTCTTCGAAGTCCTTGTCCGTCACCGCTTTGCACTTTTCAGCAACATCTCCAGTCAGGAAGGACAGGAAATTCTTGGAGCCATCCTTGCAGAACTTATTGATGATGTTTGTGCAAGCCTTGCTCTTGGCAGCATCTTCTGTCAATTCCCATTCATTCAGATCATCCAGGAACTCAGCAGCGTTTGCATACTCAGGTCCTGCCTGACCCAGGAACTGCCTGAACAATTTCTTCCCTATGGGTTGCTTCTCACAGACGGACTCAAAGTCCTTTTCCACAGTAGCTCGCAGAGCTGCACACTGCTCTGGTTTGGGCAGCGAAAGGCTCCGGCGACGTTTCTTCATCTCCTTGTCATCACCCCCTTGGGCTTTCAGGTAGGCCGTGTTGGCCACCAGGTTATCGAGTCCCCCCATGTCACACATGTTGGCGGCTCTGTCTGGTCAGTCCCCCCCCAAGCAAAAGAAAGTTCCACAAACTCTGTGATTCTCAGGCTAGGTACTGCTGTAGCTATGTATGCCTGAGGCGCAGGTATGTGACTCGCTCCAAAGCCAAGGCGCGAATGAACCACTCCAACACATACACTCGGAGACTaagacacactgacaaaccCAGTAATTACTCATTTAGAATTAAATACCTGCAAGGGATTTTGACTTAAGTATCTTTGTGTGGTCTATACTCGGATACTATTCACGGAAAGGAACTTATAAGAGGGTTCTCCCATAAGAGGCTTAATGCCTATTTATATTTAGCCAGGTGCAGAGCAGCAGGTAATGGGCACCCATTCGGTTGTGTTGTCTAAACAGTAATGTTGATACGATGAGAGCAGAGAAACTGTGGGAGCTAACAGATCAGCGTTTCATGAAGTGTAAAATCGCTTGATGTGTTGTGCCCTAATTTGTATTCTTTTCTCTAGTAGATCCACTCTTCCACAAGATACCTCTAGAGCCAGTCACTATGAATCAAAGTCATGTACATGAAAGACTACTGCATAGAATGATGCTCACCCAATATTCCAAAATttagagaaaatatgaaaaaggcCAGTGCCAAATGTCTTTTCCTCTTTAGATATAAATTCATGGAAGTTAAAGTGGCTGAAAAGTGAGTATGAAAATGAACAGGAGATTTTTGTTTCACTTCTAGCATTGATTCTGACAGACTCCTAAGCTCTCCTTGaatttacagtataaaatataGGTATTGGATCTATCAAAAACATTACCTGCTGCAGAATGTGCACAACTCAGCTTTACACTGTAATCACaactcagagaaaatgagagagctATATGTTGTAACCATTAACTtgcaaaagagaagaaaggcacatttgaaatatttttatattggTCCTTTCATAATCTACATTTTCAGTGGGAACAGCTGAGTAGGTCTATCAACTGAGTTGGACTTTCTCTTTTGCCAGCAAATGAAATTTTAAGGACATTGGAGTGAGTGGTTTTGTGTAATGCGGAGCACGCAGGGTCACACTGCAATAGCTAGAGTCGCTTTACTAAGACGGCGTTTAAAAACAACTCCCTCTCCTGCTTTCGTCGCTCTTGGCATCTTACGTGTGCTGCCATTGAAACCATGAGCAGATATCGGGTTGCCATTAGATCAGAAAGATTCCCTGATAGGACTGATTGGATATTCTAACTATGAAAGCAGAGTTCTTTTAATAAATtcagagacaaaatgaaaatgaaataaataaaaagaagaaataactaaataaaagaataaaaatatacacTTACATTTAGATACACATGCTACAGTTCTGACTTTAAATCcaactgtatttttttataaatatatttattgattttttttaggctccttattttattttattttattttatttttattttatgttattttgctATTCTGTCTCCATATCTGCCATATATTTTCTGACACAATACTTTTAATTCCATTATGCTGATAGAGGACAAAAACTATTTTCtaaattaatcattttttccttttcacaacATGGTATATGTTGCGAGGGTCTATAAACATTACCACTATTGACTGTACACTTGTTGTGTTCTAATGTTGTATTCTAGTGTGCactttagtgtttgtgtttgccctTGTGTTGTTATAAATAAGGGAGTTTGTCAGTAGTTTGAAGAAGTCCATGTAAGTATAGGAAACTTGATGAGGGGGgaattctttcctttttttttttgagtaatcGAACATTGACGTTTTTTATTAAGGACCTATAAAGCCTTATATACAGTGTTCTTCTCAAAACTCTTGCACGCATTTTCTTTACATCTACATAAAGATAAAATAGGAGTTGCATGGTACTTTTCATACTGGGTTATTACTGTGGACCCGTGACACAGGGCAAGATAACTTTAATGATAGATTACCCTCTTCGAGTTCAGCCCAGTCTTTTTTTGCAGATTCTCGTAAAGTGGCTCGGTGTCTTGACTTTGGATGTTTTTTCTCATATTCTTAACTTACAGCTATCCTGACTCCTTTCCAGTAATAACAGTAAGTAATGGATTTTATTTGGATGCACTGTTCATCACCCAAGAGATTCTGCACATTAAGCATCTCAGGatagaaaagaagaaacacaggAAGAATGGAGAGATAATAACTTGAGGACAGAGGTGAAGAAAACTAGGAGAAGGCTTCACCCCTTGACAGTTTTTCGATATATATTTGTAGGAGTCTGTTGGATAGGAGTTGCAAATCTGTGAGAGAAGGACTTCCACGAGTATGGAGGCAATACTGGTGGAGGCACAGTCTCCCTGTGAATGTAAGCTAAAACTGGGAGTGTAGAGGAGCTGAGGAGTACAGGTCTAAGTGGGTGTAAGGTCATGCAGGCCATTACAGGAGAAAAGGATCATCATGTTGATGATTCAGAGTTTGACTGACAAGCAGCAGAGGTTGATGAATGTGGGGAGGATATGCTCCCAGGATGTGCTATGGCGATGTCCAGCAGGGGAATTTGGAACACGCTATAGTTGGTTGGGTGATCTTGCCAGTGAATCGGACAGAATGGATTTGCTGCGTTCAAGGTGTGAACAGACT contains:
- the grk7a gene encoding rhodopsin kinase grk7a: MCDMGGLDNLVANTAYLKAQGGDDKEMKKRRRSLSLPKPEQCAALRATVEKDFESVCEKQPIGKKLFRQFLGQAGPEYANAAEFLDDLNEWELTEDAAKSKACTNIINKFCKDGSKNFLSFLTGDVAEKCKAVTDKDFEEVIGSKVKEATREFLKGKPFTEYQTSPFFDKFLQWKEYEKQPITEKYFYEFRTLGKGGFGEVCAVQVKNTGQMYACKKLDKKRLKKKHGEKMALLEKKILEKVNSPFIVTLAYAYDTKTHLCLVMSLMNGGDLKYHIYNIGEKGIEMDRVIYYTAQITTGIMQLHAMDIVYRDMKPENVLLDSQGQCRLSDLGLAVELPAGKTITQKAGTGAYMAPEILTDIPYRTSVDWWALGCSIYEMVAGYTPFKGPDAKKEKVEKEEVQRRIINEEPKFEHKNFDAATKDIIQQFLKKKIDERLGCKGDDPRKHEWFKSINFARLEAGVIQPPWVPKPNVVYAKDTGDIAEFSEIKGIEFDAKDDKFFKEFSTGAVPIAWQQEMIDTGLFDELSDPNRKESAAGLDDEKKSGTCTLL